In Arthrobacter ramosus, one DNA window encodes the following:
- a CDS encoding FtsW/RodA/SpoVE family cell cycle protein, translating into MILAITTPKPRRNVELVLLVLALAVGIGASAMVGLNSPAAFDGDFWFQSSLLIVAAFAFHMILRFRAKYADPIILPIVVALNGLGLALIHRMDQPGEDTGNNQLRWTLLAMAVSIVVIWFLKDHRLLRRFTFISLAASAVLLVLPIVPGISAGEVLGASVWIRIGPMTFQPGEIAKITLAIFFAGYLSSNRDLILLAGRKIGPMQLPRFKDLGPMITAWLVSIGILVFQRDLGTSILFFGLFIVIIYVATSRISWVVIGVILILGGGFLASRFFSHVAFRLDSWWNAFTPEVFDRSPGGSGQIVQGLFGMADGGLGGTGLGQGRPDLVPFANSDMIVALIGEELGLIGLFAVVMLYMLLFTRGFRAALGARDAFGKLLACGLSFAIALQCFVVIGGVTRLIPLTGLTTPFLAAGGSSLLANWIIVGLLLMISNTARGPVDTTPSTHAPTEAVQTS; encoded by the coding sequence ATGATTCTGGCCATAACCACACCCAAGCCGCGCCGGAACGTCGAGCTCGTCCTGCTGGTCCTTGCCCTTGCCGTGGGAATCGGCGCCAGCGCCATGGTCGGGCTCAACAGTCCGGCTGCTTTCGACGGCGATTTCTGGTTCCAGTCGAGTCTCTTGATCGTGGCGGCATTCGCTTTCCACATGATCCTCAGGTTCCGCGCAAAATATGCCGATCCGATCATCCTTCCGATCGTCGTTGCCCTCAACGGCTTGGGACTGGCCCTCATCCATCGCATGGACCAGCCAGGCGAGGATACGGGTAATAACCAGTTGCGCTGGACCCTCCTGGCCATGGCCGTCTCAATTGTCGTGATCTGGTTCCTCAAGGACCACCGCCTCCTTCGCCGCTTCACTTTTATCTCGCTGGCGGCCAGCGCAGTCCTCCTTGTACTGCCGATCGTTCCCGGTATCTCCGCCGGCGAGGTGCTGGGTGCCAGCGTCTGGATCCGGATCGGTCCCATGACTTTCCAGCCAGGCGAAATCGCCAAGATCACCCTGGCTATATTCTTCGCAGGTTATCTTTCCTCCAACCGGGACCTCATCCTGCTTGCCGGCCGCAAAATCGGCCCCATGCAATTGCCGCGCTTCAAGGATCTTGGCCCCATGATCACCGCTTGGCTCGTGAGCATCGGCATCCTCGTGTTCCAGCGGGACCTTGGCACCTCGATCCTTTTCTTCGGCTTGTTCATCGTGATCATTTACGTGGCAACAAGCCGAATCAGCTGGGTGGTCATCGGCGTCATACTGATCCTTGGTGGCGGATTCCTGGCGTCCAGGTTCTTCTCGCACGTCGCATTCCGCCTGGACAGTTGGTGGAACGCCTTCACCCCGGAAGTCTTCGACCGGTCCCCGGGCGGCAGCGGACAGATCGTCCAAGGCCTCTTCGGCATGGCCGACGGCGGCCTCGGAGGCACAGGGCTCGGACAAGGCAGGCCGGATCTGGTGCCGTTCGCCAACAGCGACATGATCGTAGCCCTCATCGGTGAGGAACTGGGACTGATCGGTCTCTTTGCCGTCGTGATGCTCTACATGCTGCTTTTCACCCGCGGGTTCCGGGCGGCTCTTGGCGCGCGGGACGCGTTCGGCAAGCTCTTGGCTTGTGGCCTTTCCTTTGCCATAGCGTTGCAGTGCTTCGTGGTGATCGGCGGCGTCACGCGGCTGATCCCGTTGACGGGGCTCACCACTCCGTTCCTTGCGGCAGGCGGTTCTTCCTTGCTTGCCAACTGGATCATCGTGGGCTTGCTGCTCATGATCTCGAACACCGCGCGCGGCCCGGTGGACACTACGCCCAGTACCCATGCCCCCACAGAGGCGGTGCAGACCTCATGA
- a CDS encoding FHA domain-containing protein FhaB/FipA: MSELTITALRFGFLLLLWILIFSIVSTMRRDLVVGRKAAMGTPTAREVRKHPELAPAPPQPVKQQAHQLVVVEGPLKGTTLPLAASPILLGRAQEATLVLEDDYASGRHARLFPQGSRWFIEDLGSTNGTYLADQQLTRALPVELGVPVRIGKTVIELRA; encoded by the coding sequence ATCAGCGAACTGACCATCACCGCGCTCCGCTTCGGCTTCCTGCTGTTGCTGTGGATACTGATCTTCAGCATCGTCTCGACCATGCGTCGCGATCTGGTGGTCGGCCGCAAAGCAGCCATGGGAACTCCGACGGCGCGCGAAGTACGCAAGCATCCGGAACTCGCCCCCGCGCCACCCCAGCCCGTGAAGCAGCAGGCGCACCAGCTCGTCGTCGTCGAAGGGCCGCTCAAGGGGACCACGCTTCCTTTGGCCGCGAGCCCCATTCTGCTGGGCCGCGCACAAGAGGCCACGTTGGTCCTCGAGGATGATTATGCTTCGGGCAGGCACGCGCGCTTGTTCCCCCAGGGCAGCCGATGGTTCATCGAAGATCTTGGCTCCACCAACGGCACCTACCTCGCCGATCAGCAGTTGACCCGCGCCCTGCCGGTGGAGCTTGGTGTCCCCGTGAGGATCGGCAAGACGGTCATCGAATTGAGGGCGTAG
- a CDS encoding PP2C family protein-serine/threonine phosphatase: MASPQASEGKALPPELPLIMRYAARSDVGRVRSKNDDSAYAGRHLAVVADGMGGHAGGDVASASTVLDMIHLDHDSYPDGAETVLADEIQTANSLLSELVHVDPKLAGMGTTVTALLLEGRRLHFAHIGDSRAYRLRNGKFEQISVDHTFVQRLIDEGRLRPEEAETHPHKNVLMRVLGDVDASPELDLDELDVEPGERWLLCSDGLNYVQGAVVEQVVRETKDLAECAELLVELTLANGAPDNVTVVLLEIVEDTGDNLSTAAVDVVQEAPALPKAAEAGTAAPGTDDHGSEANAPAKESGSNGPTAGRVTRPETPSDARPSAAAARPTAATEPAAAGPGKPAGTTEPPTATDPHLGEHLSAEILREELASRPHELVGAAATAADTGSIPTIAGRSVARRAATVLTHKAEQDRQDTQPLVARKRRWLTPAIAAVLAIFVVAGLWLGYAWTQTRYYVGESDQHVAIFNGISQSLGPFQLSKVEATTNIRMDSLPQYTQQTLRQTVPARDLADAQQIVKSLQENGTTGLPANCPTGSAKPTASASPTASPTPASATPSNPPTSSPTSTAVPTCAVSP; the protein is encoded by the coding sequence ATGGCTTCCCCCCAGGCTTCCGAGGGCAAGGCCCTGCCTCCGGAACTCCCCCTCATCATGCGTTACGCGGCGCGGTCCGACGTCGGGCGTGTCCGCTCGAAGAACGACGACTCCGCGTATGCCGGCCGGCACCTTGCCGTCGTCGCGGACGGCATGGGCGGGCACGCGGGCGGGGACGTCGCCTCAGCCTCCACCGTGCTGGACATGATCCACCTCGATCACGATTCCTACCCGGACGGCGCGGAAACAGTCCTGGCAGACGAAATCCAGACCGCCAATTCCCTCCTCTCCGAGCTCGTCCACGTAGACCCGAAGCTCGCAGGCATGGGCACCACGGTCACGGCCCTGCTGCTCGAAGGCAGGCGGCTGCACTTCGCGCACATCGGCGATTCCCGCGCCTACCGCCTGCGCAATGGCAAATTCGAGCAAATCAGCGTGGACCACACTTTCGTCCAGAGGCTGATCGATGAAGGCCGGCTGCGCCCGGAAGAAGCCGAAACACATCCGCACAAGAACGTCCTCATGCGCGTTCTGGGCGACGTGGACGCCAGCCCCGAACTGGACCTGGACGAGCTCGACGTCGAACCGGGCGAACGCTGGCTCCTCTGCTCCGATGGCCTGAACTACGTCCAAGGGGCGGTCGTTGAGCAAGTAGTCCGCGAAACCAAGGACCTTGCCGAATGCGCAGAGCTCCTCGTTGAGCTCACGCTCGCCAACGGCGCTCCGGATAACGTCACCGTGGTGCTGTTGGAAATCGTCGAAGATACCGGCGACAACCTCAGCACGGCCGCCGTCGACGTCGTCCAGGAAGCGCCAGCGCTGCCGAAAGCGGCCGAGGCGGGAACGGCCGCGCCGGGCACGGACGATCACGGCAGCGAAGCGAACGCCCCGGCCAAAGAGTCCGGATCCAACGGCCCCACAGCGGGCCGGGTCACGCGGCCGGAAACACCGTCCGACGCCCGGCCTTCCGCCGCCGCGGCAAGACCCACTGCCGCCACCGAGCCCGCAGCGGCGGGTCCTGGAAAACCCGCCGGGACTACTGAGCCTCCGACGGCGACAGACCCGCACCTTGGCGAGCACTTGTCGGCGGAGATCCTTCGCGAAGAACTCGCAAGCCGTCCGCACGAACTGGTCGGCGCGGCCGCGACCGCGGCCGATACGGGTTCGATCCCGACCATAGCCGGACGCAGCGTTGCGCGCCGGGCTGCCACGGTGCTGACCCACAAGGCTGAACAGGACCGCCAGGATACACAACCGCTTGTCGCGCGGAAGCGGCGCTGGTTGACGCCGGCCATTGCTGCCGTCCTGGCCATTTTCGTGGTTGCCGGGCTGTGGCTCGGCTATGCGTGGACCCAGACACGCTACTACGTCGGTGAGTCCGACCAGCACGTCGCAATTTTCAACGGCATTTCCCAGAGCCTTGGCCCGTTCCAGCTCTCGAAGGTAGAGGCCACGACGAACATCCGCATGGACTCTTTGCCTCAATACACGCAACAAACCCTTCGCCAGACCGTTCCGGCACGGGATCTCGCCGATGCCCAGCAGATCGTGAAAAGCCTGCAGGAGAACGGCACCACCGGGCTGCCGGCAAATTGCCCCACAGGCTCAGCCAAGCCGACGGCAAGCGCCAGCCCCACGGCAAGCCCCACGCCGGCAAGCGCGACCCCTTCGAACCCGCCAACATCGTCACCCACGTCAACGGCGGTCCCTACGTGCGCGGTGTCCCCATGA
- a CDS encoding protein kinase domain-containing protein, with translation MRPTSGITLGGRFQLTSRIAIGGMGEVWRAKDQILGRIVAIKVLKEEYTGDPGFLQRFRAEARHTALLNHVGIANVFDYGEEDGSAYLVMELVPGQPLSSILEHEQVLSPDRTLSIISQTARALAPAHAQGLVHRDIKPGNLLITPDFRVKITDFGIARLADQVPLTQTGQVMGTAQYLAPEQATGQTATGASDIYSLGIIGYECLTGHRPFSGESQIAIALAQVNDAPPPLPETLPTPIRALLMSMLAKDPKNRPASAIKLAEAAEAIRAGDIATAHAAVPGMLLFESTTGPITAPTDIATAPTGIVTSPYGREARSTSTSALPVIGAAAAGAAAVGAAAEGGNPLSRANALAAERSLDQADEHNQYIHEEEEYQEEPQRKKRSPWRWPLIALIVLVLLAVVGAILTQSGLFSPSSPAPASSTSPSQVSSAPPTSASPSPTETSATPTPTTPTPETINLIPEQYKGQPYDKVRSDLNALGLVVSGVQVFDPSTPGTVIDINPSGPVAKGSTITVSYSKGPQMVTVPTIGKGATESQVQAAIEGAGLRWVTGAPVDGATGQAPGTFVSSDPAAGQKIPAGSVVTYHLSKSATNPSASPKTP, from the coding sequence GTGAGGCCTACGTCAGGAATCACCCTCGGCGGCAGGTTCCAGCTGACCAGTCGCATTGCGATTGGCGGCATGGGAGAGGTCTGGAGGGCCAAGGACCAGATCCTTGGCCGGATCGTCGCCATCAAGGTACTCAAAGAGGAATACACGGGTGACCCCGGGTTCCTCCAGCGGTTCCGCGCCGAAGCCCGCCACACCGCGTTGCTTAATCACGTGGGGATCGCCAACGTCTTCGACTACGGAGAGGAAGACGGCTCCGCCTACCTGGTCATGGAATTGGTGCCAGGTCAGCCGCTGAGCAGCATCCTGGAACACGAGCAGGTCCTTTCCCCGGACCGCACCCTGTCCATCATTTCCCAGACCGCCCGGGCGCTGGCCCCCGCGCATGCCCAGGGCCTGGTGCACCGGGACATCAAACCGGGCAACCTCCTGATCACGCCGGACTTCCGTGTCAAGATCACCGACTTCGGTATCGCCCGCCTCGCGGACCAAGTTCCGCTCACGCAGACCGGCCAGGTCATGGGCACGGCCCAGTACCTGGCTCCGGAGCAGGCCACGGGACAAACGGCCACAGGCGCCTCGGACATATATTCCCTGGGGATTATCGGCTACGAGTGCCTTACAGGGCATCGTCCGTTCTCCGGTGAATCCCAGATCGCCATTGCGCTGGCCCAGGTCAACGACGCCCCGCCGCCGCTGCCTGAAACCCTGCCCACCCCGATACGCGCCCTGCTGATGTCCATGCTGGCCAAGGATCCGAAGAACCGTCCTGCAAGTGCCATCAAGCTGGCTGAAGCCGCGGAAGCGATCCGCGCCGGCGATATCGCGACGGCACACGCGGCCGTGCCGGGGATGTTGCTGTTCGAATCCACCACGGGCCCCATCACTGCGCCTACGGACATTGCCACCGCGCCCACTGGCATTGTCACCTCGCCGTACGGCAGGGAAGCACGGTCGACGTCGACGTCGGCGCTCCCGGTGATCGGCGCCGCCGCTGCGGGAGCCGCTGCTGTAGGGGCCGCAGCCGAGGGTGGAAATCCGCTGTCCCGTGCCAATGCCCTGGCCGCCGAACGCAGTTTGGATCAGGCCGACGAGCACAACCAGTACATCCATGAAGAAGAGGAGTACCAGGAGGAGCCGCAGCGGAAGAAACGCAGCCCGTGGAGATGGCCGCTCATTGCGCTGATCGTGCTCGTGCTGCTCGCCGTCGTGGGGGCGATCCTGACCCAGTCCGGGCTGTTCTCACCCAGCAGTCCAGCGCCGGCGAGCAGCACTTCTCCGTCCCAGGTCTCAAGCGCGCCGCCAACCTCGGCAAGTCCGAGCCCCACGGAGACCTCGGCCACCCCGACGCCCACCACGCCCACCCCCGAGACCATCAACCTGATCCCGGAGCAGTACAAGGGACAGCCGTACGACAAGGTGCGCTCGGACCTCAATGCACTCGGCCTCGTGGTCAGCGGTGTCCAGGTCTTCGATCCATCCACGCCCGGGACTGTCATCGACATCAATCCTTCGGGCCCCGTGGCCAAGGGATCGACCATCACGGTGAGCTACTCCAAGGGACCGCAGATGGTCACAGTGCCGACCATCGGCAAGGGAGCCACCGAATCACAAGTGCAGGCTGCCATCGAAGGTGCGGGCCTGCGCTGGGTGACCGGAGCCCCCGTTGACGGAGCAACGGGCCAGGCCCCGGGAACATTCGTCAGTTCCGATCCTGCGGCCGGGCAGAAGATCCCCGCCGGGTCCGTCGTGACCTATCACCTGTCCAAGTCGGCCACGAACCCGTCTGCTTCTCCTAAGACACCGTAG
- a CDS encoding flavin monoamine oxidase family protein, with the protein MLNLDRDVVIVGAGPSGLTAARELKKAGLSVAVLEARDRVGGRTWTDTIDGAMLEIGGQWVSPDQTALMGLLDELGLKMYSRYRAGESVYLAPDGSRTRYTGASFPVSETTAAEMDKLTAILDGLAAEIGPEEPWAHPKARELDTISFHHWLRQNSTDEEACNNIGLFIAGGMLTKPAHAFSALQAVLMAASAGSFSNLTDEDFILDKRVIGGMQQVSLLIAAELGDDVVLNSPVRTINWEPAGEGHRVTVESERATVNARFVIMAVPPNLYSRVSFNPPLPRRQHQMHQHQSLGLVIKVHAVYSTPFWREDGLSGTGFGADALVQEVYDNTNHGDTRGTLVGFISDEKADAVFELSAEDRKKKVLESIASFLGEKALDAEVYYESDWGSEEWTRGAYASSYDLGGLHRYGKDQHANVGPIYWSSSDLAAEGYQHVDGAVRMGQATAARIVTANNRVAAVPVA; encoded by the coding sequence ATGTTGAATCTTGATCGCGACGTCGTAATTGTCGGTGCTGGTCCGTCAGGGTTGACGGCCGCCCGCGAATTGAAGAAGGCCGGACTCAGCGTTGCCGTGCTCGAAGCACGCGACCGCGTCGGTGGGCGCACGTGGACCGACACCATTGACGGGGCCATGCTGGAAATCGGCGGACAGTGGGTGTCGCCCGACCAGACCGCCCTCATGGGGCTCCTCGATGAACTCGGCCTCAAGATGTACTCCCGCTACCGCGCCGGAGAATCTGTGTACTTGGCGCCGGACGGCAGCCGTACCCGCTATACCGGGGCTTCCTTCCCGGTGAGCGAAACCACCGCAGCCGAAATGGACAAGCTCACTGCCATCCTGGACGGCCTCGCCGCCGAGATCGGCCCGGAGGAGCCCTGGGCCCACCCCAAGGCCCGCGAACTGGACACCATCTCCTTCCACCACTGGCTGCGCCAGAACTCGACGGACGAGGAGGCCTGCAATAACATCGGCCTCTTCATCGCCGGCGGCATGCTGACCAAGCCGGCCCATGCATTCTCCGCGCTGCAAGCGGTGCTGATGGCAGCTTCGGCAGGCTCCTTCTCCAACCTGACGGACGAAGACTTCATCCTGGACAAGCGGGTTATCGGCGGCATGCAGCAGGTCTCCCTGCTGATCGCCGCGGAACTGGGTGACGACGTCGTACTTAACAGCCCGGTCCGCACCATTAATTGGGAGCCGGCCGGCGAAGGCCATCGCGTCACCGTTGAATCCGAGCGTGCAACAGTCAATGCACGATTCGTGATCATGGCTGTCCCGCCGAACCTGTACTCCCGCGTGTCCTTCAATCCGCCGCTGCCACGCCGCCAGCACCAGATGCACCAGCACCAGTCCCTGGGCTTGGTCATCAAGGTCCACGCTGTCTACAGCACGCCGTTCTGGCGCGAAGACGGACTGTCCGGCACTGGCTTCGGCGCCGACGCCCTGGTCCAGGAGGTCTACGACAACACCAACCACGGAGACACCCGCGGGACCCTGGTGGGCTTCATCTCGGACGAGAAGGCAGACGCCGTCTTCGAGCTCAGCGCGGAGGACCGCAAGAAGAAGGTCCTTGAGTCCATCGCGAGCTTCCTGGGCGAAAAGGCCCTGGATGCCGAGGTCTACTACGAATCCGACTGGGGTTCCGAGGAATGGACCCGTGGCGCCTACGCGTCCAGCTACGACCTGGGTGGTCTGCACCGCTACGGCAAGGACCAGCACGCCAACGTAGGACCCATCTACTGGTCCTCCTCCGATTTGGCTGCGGAAGGCTACCAGCACGTTGACGGAGCAGTCCGGATGGGCCAGGCAACGGCCGCCCGGATCGTCACCGCCAACAACCGCGTCGCTGCGGTACCGGTGGCCTAA
- a CDS encoding FhaA domain-containing protein yields the protein MGLLDRVERGIEKAVRGVFSTGSRARVEPVEIASKLRRELDNKSITISAGRTLAPNVFDVLLSDEDFARAQDWGTPLAEELCDVVIQHVRSQGYILQGPVRISFRHDDAQREGHFEITSRTEKSDGAAAPAAPRPVVPAAPSREPTRLQPVLDIAGQRYSLNAPSIVLGRSSEADILVDDTGVSRKHLEIQTADGVIRAVDLGSTNGSYVNGHKVDGSVELTDGSTITMGRTKIIFRLLPQPSGGRP from the coding sequence ATGGGCTTGCTTGACAGGGTTGAGCGTGGCATCGAAAAGGCCGTCCGCGGCGTCTTCTCTACAGGGTCGAGGGCACGGGTGGAGCCGGTGGAGATAGCCAGTAAGCTTCGCCGTGAACTGGACAACAAGTCCATCACTATTTCGGCCGGCCGTACCTTGGCACCCAACGTCTTCGATGTGCTCTTGAGCGATGAAGACTTCGCGCGCGCCCAAGACTGGGGAACTCCCCTGGCCGAAGAATTGTGCGACGTCGTCATCCAGCACGTGCGCAGCCAGGGTTATATCCTGCAGGGTCCGGTACGGATCTCCTTCCGTCACGACGATGCCCAACGCGAAGGCCATTTCGAAATCACGTCCCGCACGGAGAAATCCGACGGGGCTGCCGCGCCTGCGGCTCCTCGGCCCGTTGTCCCCGCCGCACCGAGCCGCGAGCCCACACGGCTCCAGCCTGTCCTGGACATTGCCGGACAACGCTATTCCCTCAACGCGCCTTCCATCGTGCTGGGCAGGTCATCCGAGGCCGACATCCTGGTCGACGATACCGGCGTCTCTCGCAAGCACTTGGAAATCCAGACGGCGGACGGAGTCATCCGCGCCGTCGACCTCGGTTCCACCAACGGAAGCTACGTCAACGGCCACAAAGTGGACGGCAGTGTGGAACTTACTGACGGATCCACCATCACCATGGGACGGACCAAGATCATCTTCAGACTTCTCCCCCAGCCCTCTGGTGGGCGCCCGTGA
- a CDS encoding peptidoglycan D,D-transpeptidase FtsI family protein, producing the protein MNHSIRNSWMAAVAMFALLFGAISYVQVIGAGDLNDNPWNQRAVLANYCNDRGAIIVGGKPIAESVAGDETCKYQRSYAQPELYAGITGYFSRTYGSTGLEQQLRDELAGSSDQLFLDRVSQIFLGSQPKGASVELTLDPVIQKLAYDLIPDGQRGSIVVTNPKTGAIIAMVSKPSYNPNLIATHDPAKEKAGYDQINQVPGINLNQSVSGPTGELLAPGSVFKLVDTAAALSSGKYNKDSVLPNPDSLPLPGSSASLPNYAGGNCSTRNTADFPFALEQSCNTPFASIALDLGQQAIADQASKFGFGQDFGDQLKLQSAVSIFPKNLDQAALAQSAVGQRDVRATPLQIAMMTAAIANKGVQMKPNLIKTVRAPDLRVISEPKAEALRTSTSPDIASQITQWMTDVVSKGIASGAAVPGVQVAGKTGTAQLGDSGLNNSWFTGFAPADDPQVAVTIVMEGVDVSTGAKLTSPNAKKIFEAVLNK; encoded by the coding sequence ATGAACCATTCCATACGCAATTCGTGGATGGCCGCAGTTGCCATGTTCGCCCTACTCTTTGGCGCGATCAGCTATGTCCAGGTCATCGGCGCCGGCGACCTCAATGACAATCCGTGGAACCAGCGCGCCGTCCTGGCGAACTACTGCAACGACCGCGGTGCCATCATCGTGGGCGGCAAGCCAATTGCCGAATCCGTTGCCGGAGACGAAACCTGCAAGTACCAGCGCAGTTATGCCCAGCCGGAGCTCTATGCGGGGATCACGGGCTACTTCTCCAGGACCTACGGGTCCACCGGGCTTGAGCAGCAGCTCCGGGATGAGTTGGCCGGCAGCTCCGACCAACTCTTCCTGGACCGTGTGAGCCAGATTTTCCTCGGCAGCCAGCCGAAGGGCGCCTCGGTGGAACTGACCCTCGATCCCGTGATCCAGAAGCTCGCCTACGACCTCATTCCCGACGGTCAGCGTGGCTCGATTGTCGTCACCAACCCGAAGACGGGCGCTATCATCGCCATGGTTTCCAAGCCGTCCTATAATCCCAACCTGATCGCCACGCATGATCCCGCCAAGGAAAAGGCCGGTTACGACCAAATCAACCAGGTCCCCGGCATCAACCTCAACCAGTCCGTGAGCGGACCCACCGGCGAGCTGTTGGCGCCCGGTTCCGTGTTCAAGCTCGTCGATACCGCGGCTGCCTTGAGCTCCGGGAAGTACAACAAGGACAGTGTCTTGCCGAACCCGGACAGCCTGCCCTTGCCCGGTTCGAGCGCCTCGCTGCCCAACTATGCCGGCGGCAACTGCTCAACCCGCAACACCGCCGATTTCCCTTTTGCCTTGGAGCAGTCGTGCAACACGCCCTTCGCCAGCATCGCCCTGGACCTGGGCCAGCAAGCCATCGCGGACCAGGCCAGCAAGTTTGGCTTCGGACAGGATTTCGGGGACCAGCTCAAGCTTCAATCCGCGGTCAGTATCTTCCCCAAGAATCTGGACCAGGCAGCGCTGGCCCAGTCCGCCGTCGGGCAGCGTGATGTCAGGGCCACTCCGCTGCAAATCGCCATGATGACCGCCGCTATTGCCAATAAGGGCGTCCAGATGAAGCCGAACCTCATCAAGACTGTGCGGGCACCTGACCTGCGTGTCATCAGCGAGCCCAAGGCCGAGGCGCTGCGTACTTCCACCAGCCCTGATATCGCCAGCCAGATCACACAATGGATGACCGACGTCGTATCCAAAGGCATTGCGAGCGGCGCCGCGGTACCGGGAGTCCAGGTGGCAGGCAAGACCGGCACGGCGCAACTCGGCGATTCAGGTTTGAACAACTCATGGTTTACCGGGTTCGCCCCGGCCGACGACCCGCAGGTAGCCGTCACCATTGTCATGGAAGGCGTTGATGTGTCTACCGGCGCAAAGCTAACCAGTCCGAACGCGAAGAAGATTTTTGAGGCGGTGTTGAACAAGTGA
- a CDS encoding LamB/YcsF family protein — protein MPSIDLNSDVGESFGNWTMGDDAAVFRYVSSANVACGFHAGDPSTIAGTCREAVAAGVTIGAHVGYRDLAGFGRRFLDCSATELADDVLYQLGALQALAHAAGSEIKYVKPHGALYNTIVHHEVHAQAVVDAVHAFSPGLPLLLLPGSVALAKAEAKGLRGVVEAFADRAYNADGTLVSRREEGAVLHDHAAITENMVRLATEGKIVARDGSVLNVHAESICVHGDTPGAVAMAAAVRAGLEAAGVTVRSFA, from the coding sequence ATGCCTTCTATTGACCTCAACAGCGACGTCGGAGAATCGTTCGGCAACTGGACCATGGGCGACGACGCTGCCGTCTTCCGCTACGTGTCGAGTGCCAATGTCGCCTGCGGATTCCACGCCGGAGATCCCAGCACCATCGCCGGCACGTGCCGCGAAGCCGTCGCCGCAGGAGTGACCATCGGTGCCCACGTGGGTTATCGGGACCTCGCGGGATTCGGCCGCCGCTTCTTGGACTGCTCCGCAACAGAACTGGCCGACGACGTTCTCTACCAACTCGGCGCGCTCCAGGCGTTGGCCCACGCGGCCGGCTCCGAGATCAAGTACGTCAAGCCGCACGGCGCCCTTTACAACACGATCGTCCACCACGAGGTCCACGCCCAGGCAGTGGTCGACGCCGTCCATGCCTTCAGTCCCGGACTCCCGCTCCTTCTCCTGCCGGGCTCCGTCGCGCTCGCCAAAGCCGAGGCGAAGGGGCTCCGCGGAGTAGTCGAGGCGTTCGCCGACCGGGCCTACAACGCGGACGGCACCCTCGTATCGCGCCGCGAAGAAGGCGCTGTGCTGCACGATCACGCTGCCATCACCGAGAACATGGTCCGCCTTGCAACCGAGGGCAAAATCGTGGCCCGCGACGGTTCCGTCCTGAACGTCCACGCCGAAAGCATCTGCGTCCACGGAGACACTCCCGGCGCCGTGGCCATGGCAGCCGCCGTCCGCGCGGGGCTCGAAGCCGCCGGCGTCACCGTACGGAGCTTCGCGTGA
- a CDS encoding TetR/AcrR family transcriptional regulator, giving the protein MPEPTPAPGETKARRRAGRPMAAVLDQDGITAAALELISKKGYDGLTMAALARSLGVAPSALYNHVSSKDEVLKLVEEDLMSKVDFGGFSKLAWEEAVRQWAYSYRGIFARHTPLISVIAVLPVTDAPQTLAMYEAVTEGFLRAGFPEKQIIPSIVALEAYIFGAAFDANAPADIFDSGRLADSTPHFTSAVRSLGPERNNYPSDLAFSMGLDALITGLGALRTQPN; this is encoded by the coding sequence ATGCCTGAACCCACCCCCGCTCCCGGCGAGACTAAAGCGCGTCGCAGGGCAGGTCGGCCAATGGCGGCGGTCCTGGACCAGGACGGCATCACTGCAGCGGCGCTGGAATTGATCAGCAAGAAGGGCTACGACGGGCTCACGATGGCCGCACTCGCGCGCTCCCTGGGTGTGGCGCCGTCGGCCCTTTACAACCATGTGTCCTCCAAGGATGAAGTCCTCAAGCTTGTGGAAGAGGATCTGATGTCCAAGGTCGACTTCGGCGGTTTCAGCAAGCTCGCCTGGGAGGAGGCCGTCCGGCAATGGGCATATTCCTACCGCGGCATCTTCGCAAGGCACACCCCGCTGATCTCGGTGATCGCGGTCCTTCCCGTGACGGACGCCCCACAAACGCTCGCCATGTACGAAGCCGTCACGGAGGGATTCCTCCGCGCGGGTTTCCCGGAGAAGCAGATCATCCCGAGCATCGTGGCCCTCGAGGCCTACATTTTCGGCGCCGCTTTCGACGCGAACGCGCCGGCGGACATTTTCGATTCCGGCCGCCTGGCCGACTCCACGCCGCACTTTACTTCGGCGGTCCGCAGCCTGGGACCCGAACGGAACAACTACCCGTCCGATCTCGCGTTCAGCATGGGCTTGGATGCACTGATCACCGGGCTCGGGGCGCTCCGGACCCAGCCCAACTGA